From the genome of Sander lucioperca isolate FBNREF2018 chromosome 1, SLUC_FBN_1.2, whole genome shotgun sequence, one region includes:
- the fbxw5 gene encoding F-box/WD repeat-containing protein 5, producing MECGPVLPDSLVLEIFLRLPHDAVLRVGLTCRQWLAVSRDEFLWRELFYNYYRIPRSVPRHPAAVSWYREFRRLFDCIPCVEVQTLREHTDQVLHLAFSHRGHRFSSCSKDCTVKLWDTERPDGNISMVHSSSMRQFNWGYTQFSQFNADDTLLLVSGVYLGPHHSSSGEIAVISLENYTLLSRVRNKPYDVFGCWLNETHLISGNLHWIGNMTSCSVLWLNKAFQDVESENVNVVKRLFKIQNVNASTIRTVMVAHCGRHDNPDLLLDYEAQSQARRQKGQQQHQPLLFDLGTSGSDEEDEEEEGGKESQREAMLGTCRLPQPTISGLEHVIQNRKVGHTELAIETHVAKMMGRAHTKAPDLIEPSEPGEGEDKTYLLFTTGSLTYSPHQIGIKLIKPDQMTTCGPVLGEERSSYEFFDSLDHVIDIHGHIIGMGLSPDHRYLYVNSRAWPAGCVISDPMSPPPIAEEIDLHVIDLKSLREERRSLRAHRAFTPNDECFFIFLDVSRDFVASGAEDKHGYIWDRHYNICLARLAHDDVVNSVAFSPADQELLLSASDDSTIKVWRSPRMVRLVQAPSRPLRPRSLLSSWLGRNKNSTSASSVNGNP from the exons ATGGAGTGTGGCCCAGTTCTGCCAGACAGCCTGGTGTTGGAGATCTTCCTGCGTCTGCCCCACGATGCCGTGCTGAGAGTCGGTCTGACCTGCAGACAGTGGCTGGCTGTCTCCAGAGATGAGTTCCTTTGGAGGGAGCTGTTCTACAACTACTACCGCATACCACGCTCTGTACCCCGACACCCAG CGGCTGTGTCATGGTACAGGGAGTTCCGACGTCTATTTGACTGTATCCCCTGTGTGGAGGTTCAGACGCTGAGAGAACACACTGACCAAGTCCTCCACCTGGCTTTCTCTCACAGGGGTCACCGCTTCTCCTCCTGCTCCAAAGACTGCACCGTTAAG CTATGGGACACAGAGCGGCCAGATGGTAATATCTCGATGGTGCACAGCTCCAGCATGCGTCAGTTTAACTGGGGCTACACCCAGTTCTCCCAGTTCAACGCTGATGACACCCTGCTGCTCGTGTCCGGTGTCTACCTGGGCCCACACCACTCCTCCTCTGGGGAAATCGCTGTCATCAGTCTGG AAAATTACACGCTGTTGTCGCGTGTGAGGAACAAGCCGTACGATGTGTTTGGCTGCTGGCTGAATGAGACCCACCTGATCTCTGGGAACCTGCACTGGATAGGCAACATGACGTCCTGCTCTGTGCTTTGGCTCAATAAAGCCTTCCAG GATGTTGAATCAGAGAATGTCAACGTAGTCAAGCGCCTTTTCAAGATCCAGAACGTCAATGCCAGCACCATTCGTACAGTGATGGTGGCCCACTGTGGTCGTCATGACAACCCAGACTTGCTGCTGGACTATGAGGCTCAGTCCCAGGCTCGAAGGCAGAaagggcagcagcagcaccagccCCTCCTTTTTGACCTGGGAACCTCGGGCAGTGACGaagaagatgaggaagaggaggggggcaAGGAGAGCCAGAGGGAAGCAATGCTCGGCACTTGCCGCCTTCCTCAGCCCACCATCTCAGGCCTGGAGCACGTTATACAG AATCGTAAAGTAGGGCACACAGAGTTGGCGATAGAGACTCATGTGGCTAAGATGATGGGCAGAGCCCACACAAAGGCCCCTGACCTAATTGAGCCTTCTGAGCCCGGGGAGGGAGAGGACAAAACTTACTTACTCTTCACAACTGGCAGCCTTACATACTCTCCTCACCAGATAG GTATAAAGCTAATCAAGCCCGACCAGATGACCACTTGTGGTCCAGTACTCGGGGAAGAGCGGAGTTCATATGAGTTTTTTGATTCCCTGGACCATGTTATTGATATCCATGGACACATCATTGGTATGGGCCTTTCTCCAGACCACAG GTACCTTTATGTGAATAGCCGGGCTTGGCCAGCCGGGTGTGTAATCTCTGACCCCATGTCTCCTCCTCCCATTGCCGAGGAGATTGACCTGCATGTCATCGATCTGAAGAGtttgagggaggagagaaggagcCTGCGCGCACACCGAGCCTTCACGCCTAACGATGAGTGCTTCTTTATCTTCCTCGACGTCAGCAGAGACTTTGTTGCCAG TGGAGCAGAGGACAAGCACGGCTACATCTGGGACCGTCACTACAACATCTGTCTGGCACGTCTGGCACATGACGACGTGGTGAACTCAGTGGCGTTCAGCCCCGCTGACCAGGAGCTGCTGCTGTCGGCAAGCGATGACTCTACCATTAAAGTGTGGCGCTCACCGCGCATGGTTCGCCTGGTGCAGGCCCCCTCCCGGCCGCTGAGGCCCCGCAGCCTCCTGTCGTCCTGGCTGGGACGCAACAAGAACTCAACATCTGCCAGCAGTGTGAATGGAAACCCTTGA